One stretch of Penaeus chinensis breed Huanghai No. 1 chromosome 27, ASM1920278v2, whole genome shotgun sequence DNA includes these proteins:
- the LOC125039523 gene encoding NAD-dependent protein deacylase Sirt4-like yields the protein MNNSLVVRKQYMRILSEVTRYCSQYAFVPKHSPCENWAVDQMQEFLDNHRKIFVLTGAGISTESGIPDYRSEGVGLYATSSKRPVQFKTFMDSAKARQSYWARNYMGWPRFSTFQPNITHLTLAEWEKKGKVQCVVTQNVDRLHHKAGSTNVHELHGTAFKVICMSCSKMVDRYSFQTRLRILNPHMSSHSSEIRPDGDVELSEEEVNQFQVPPCKHCGGIMKPYIVFFGDNVPKERVERVKQELNESDGLLVLGSSLYVYSGYRFILHAVDMGIPLCAVNIGTTRADKHLDFRISARCGEVLPQIVVH from the exons ATGAATAATTCATTGGTTGTGAGAAAGCAGTATATGAGGATACTCTCAGAAGTGACAAGATACTGTTCACAATATGCCTTTGTTCCAAAACACAGTCCATGTGAAAATTGGGCTGTGGATCAAATGCAAGAGTTCCTTGACAATCACAGAAAGATATTTGTGCTAACAGGAGCAGGTATATCAACAGAGAGTGGTATTCCAGATTATCGCTCTGAAGGTGTGGGTCTTTATGCTACAAGTAGTAAACGTCCAGTGCAGTTTAAG ACTTTCATGGACTCAGCAAAAGCTAGACAAAGCTATTGGGCAAGAAATTACATGGGATGGCCGAGGTTCTCCACTTTCCAGCCAAATATTACTCATCTGACTCTTGCTgaatgggagaaaaaagggaaagttcAGTGTGTTGTAACCCAGAATGTTGATCGCTTGCACCACAAAGCTGGGAGTACAAACGTTCATGAATTACATG ggacAGCCTTTAAGGTTATATGTATGTCCTGCTCAAAGATGGTGGACCGATATAGCTTCCAAACCAGGCTACGGATCTTAAACCCCCACATGTCCTCCCACTCATCTGAAATTCGGCCAGATGGTGATGTAGAGCTTtcagag gaGGAAGTTAATCAGTTTCAAGTACCACCATGTAAACACTGTGGTGGCATCATGAAACCATATATTGTCTTTTTTGGAGATAATGTTCCCAAGGAACGTGTTGAGAGAGTGAAGCAAGAACTCAATGAAAGTGATGGCCTGCTAGTATTGGGGTCCtcattatatgtttattcagGGTATAG GTTTATTCTTCATGCTGTAGATATGGGGATACCACTTTGTGCTGTGAATATTGGTACTACCCGTGCTGACAAACACTTGGATTTTAGAATAAGTGCACGTTGTGGAGAGGTGCTTCCACAGATTGTTGTTCACTAG